Proteins found in one Peromyscus eremicus unplaced genomic scaffold, PerEre_H2_v1 PerEre#2#unplaced_3109, whole genome shotgun sequence genomic segment:
- the LOC131902141 gene encoding uncharacterized protein LOC131902141 isoform X2, translating into MCVRSSARVPPGGVPQRRGGGASTDPTPTLQRDPIGWGSLGASQSALRVVFFLRFGDQPSLLQLSAAVDSPAALLSSFVRPHQSGEGKMPTFPWMLDVEAQMPPPGEWKTPPFDPRFPNQNQTRNCYQNFLDYHRCVKNMSRRGKNTQPCEYYYRVFHSLCPISWVQRWTEQIKQGTFPGKI; encoded by the exons ATGTGCGTGCGCTCGAGCGCACGGGTCCCCCCAGGGGGCGTCCCgcaaagaagagggggaggggcatccactgaccccacccccacattaCAGAGGGATCCTATTGGCTGGGGCTCCCTGGGGGCCAGCCAATCCGCCCTGAGGGTCGTATTCTTCCTGCGCTTTGGGGACCAGCCCTCACTCCTCCAGCTAAGCGCAGCGGTGGACTCCCCCGCAGCCCTGCTGTCCAGCTTCGTTCGTCCTCATCAGTCTGGTGAGGGCAAG ATGCCGACCTTTCCGTGGATGTTGGATGTTGAAGCCCAGATGCCCCCTCCGGGCGAATGGAAAACGCCCCCCTTCGACCCGCGCTTCCCTAACCAGAACCAGACGCGTAACTGCTACCAGAATTTTCTGG ACTACCACCGGTGCGTGAAGAACATGAGCCGCCGCGGGAAGAACACACAGCCCTGCGAGTACTATTACCGCGTGTTCCATTCCCTGTGTCCCATCAGCTGG GTGCAGCGCTGGACCGAGCAAATCAAGCAGGGGACTTTCCCGGGCAAAATCTGA
- the LOC131902141 gene encoding uncharacterized protein LOC131902141 isoform X1: MCVRSSARVPPGGVPQRRGGGASTDPTPTLQRDPIGWGSLGASQSALRVVFFLRFGDQPSLLQLSAAVDSPAALLSSFVRPHQSGEGKMPTFPWMLDVEAQMPPPGEWKTPPFDPRFPNQNQTRNCYQNFLGETVWARPSADYHRCVKNMSRRGKNTQPCEYYYRVFHSLCPISWVQRWTEQIKQGTFPGKI; encoded by the exons ATGTGCGTGCGCTCGAGCGCACGGGTCCCCCCAGGGGGCGTCCCgcaaagaagagggggaggggcatccactgaccccacccccacattaCAGAGGGATCCTATTGGCTGGGGCTCCCTGGGGGCCAGCCAATCCGCCCTGAGGGTCGTATTCTTCCTGCGCTTTGGGGACCAGCCCTCACTCCTCCAGCTAAGCGCAGCGGTGGACTCCCCCGCAGCCCTGCTGTCCAGCTTCGTTCGTCCTCATCAGTCTGGTGAGGGCAAG ATGCCGACCTTTCCGTGGATGTTGGATGTTGAAGCCCAGATGCCCCCTCCGGGCGAATGGAAAACGCCCCCCTTCGACCCGCGCTTCCCTAACCAGAACCAGACGCGTAACTGCTACCAGAATTTTCTGGGTGAGACCGTTTGGGCCAG GCCCTCTGCAGACTACCACCGGTGCGTGAAGAACATGAGCCGCCGCGGGAAGAACACACAGCCCTGCGAGTACTATTACCGCGTGTTCCATTCCCTGTGTCCCATCAGCTGG GTGCAGCGCTGGACCGAGCAAATCAAGCAGGGGACTTTCCCGGGCAAAATCTGA